One stretch of Nocardia mangyaensis DNA includes these proteins:
- the ccsB gene encoding c-type cytochrome biogenesis protein CcsB, with protein MPIDETLARYSDFAFMSAMAIYALATILLIVQYASARAKQVSERELVTAGASADPALPGRIEPPAAKSTGERFGNMAFAVLLVGTVLHVASIVFRGFATSRFPLGNMYEFTTMATAAAVVIGLYLLRAQRYREMWVFLLVPVLILMFLAGTVLYADAAPVVPALRSFWLPIHVTIVSIGSGVFLVSGVASVLYLFRMRQPAGEESTSLFGTIARRLPDARTLDQLAYKTTIIGFPLFGAGVILGAIWAEAAWGRFWGWDPKETCSFIAWVLYAAYLHARATSGWRDTKAAWINIAGFTAMLFNLFIINMVISGLHSYAGLN; from the coding sequence ATGCCGATCGACGAGACGCTGGCACGCTACAGCGACTTCGCCTTCATGTCCGCCATGGCGATCTACGCCCTGGCCACGATTCTGCTGATCGTGCAGTACGCCTCGGCGCGCGCCAAGCAGGTGTCCGAGCGTGAGCTCGTCACCGCGGGCGCATCCGCCGACCCCGCGCTACCCGGCCGAATCGAGCCACCGGCGGCCAAGTCCACCGGCGAGCGGTTCGGCAACATGGCGTTCGCGGTGCTGCTGGTCGGCACGGTGCTGCACGTGGCATCGATCGTCTTCCGCGGTTTCGCCACCAGCCGCTTCCCGCTGGGCAACATGTACGAGTTCACCACCATGGCCACCGCGGCCGCCGTGGTGATCGGCCTGTATCTCCTGCGCGCGCAGCGCTACCGGGAGATGTGGGTCTTCCTGCTGGTCCCCGTGCTGATCCTGATGTTCCTGGCAGGCACGGTGCTCTACGCCGACGCGGCGCCCGTCGTACCCGCGCTGCGCTCGTTCTGGCTGCCGATCCACGTCACCATCGTGAGCATCGGCAGCGGCGTGTTCCTGGTCTCCGGTGTGGCCAGCGTGCTCTACCTGTTCCGCATGCGTCAGCCCGCGGGTGAAGAGTCCACCAGCCTCTTCGGCACCATCGCCCGCCGCCTCCCCGACGCCCGCACCCTCGACCAACTCGCCTACAAGACCACCATCATCGGCTTCCCCCTCTTCGGCGCGGGCGTCATCCTCGGCGCCATCTGGGCCGAAGCAGCCTGGGGCCGCTTCTGGGGCTGGGACCCCAAGGAAACCTGCTCCTTCATCGCCTGGGTCCTCTACGCCGCCTACCTCCACGCCCGAGCCACCTCCGGCTGGCGCGACACCAAGGCGGCCTGGATCAACATCGCCGGCTTCACCGCCATGTTGTTCAACTTGTTCATCATCAACATGGTGATCAGCGGGTTGCACAGCTACGCCGGGCTGAACTGA
- the resB gene encoding cytochrome c biogenesis protein ResB, protein MTETLIPPTSPAPPRRQSLPGRAFAFVRNTWRGLTSMRTALVLLFLLALAAIPGALLPQRSLNTQKVEQYIRDRPTLGPWMDRFELFDVFGSFWFTAIYVLLFISLVGCILPRCLDHYKALRTPPVPAPRNLGRLPHHFDETVDRGADEVIEQARGQLRGWRTEVRPGQRDGEITLSAEKGYLREFGNLVFHLSLVGLLVAIALGKLFGYEGNVIVIANNGPGFCTTSPAVFDSFRAGNVNDGTGMTPLCVRVKDFKADYLPTGQAEMFTSNIDYQAGDDLRTDTWRSTELRVNHPLRVAGDRVYLQGHGFAPTFTVTFPNGQTRTETIQWRPDDAQTFLSSGVLRIDPPGGMYATEEERQQNQIAIEGLFAPTAMFHGSLLTSSFPRMDDPAVAVDIYRGNTGLDTGRSQSLFALDQEMITQGRLTKEARVNLRPGESTTLPSGATVTFDGAQEFVNLQVSHDPAQQWVLVSSLTMMAGLLVSLLVKRRRIWIRAYPAETATGTVSQRRTVVEMGGLARSDQAGWGGEFDRLRARLLTAGTEN, encoded by the coding sequence ATGACCGAAACACTGATTCCCCCGACATCCCCCGCACCGCCGCGCAGACAGTCGCTGCCCGGCCGCGCGTTCGCCTTCGTCCGTAACACCTGGCGTGGCCTGACCAGCATGCGCACCGCACTGGTGCTGCTGTTCCTGCTCGCCTTGGCGGCGATCCCCGGCGCGTTGCTGCCGCAGCGCAGCCTGAACACGCAGAAGGTCGAGCAGTACATCCGCGACCGGCCGACGCTGGGCCCGTGGATGGACCGGTTCGAGCTGTTCGACGTGTTCGGCAGCTTCTGGTTCACCGCCATCTATGTGCTGCTGTTCATCTCGCTGGTCGGCTGCATCCTGCCGCGCTGCTTGGACCACTACAAGGCACTGCGCACTCCGCCGGTCCCCGCGCCGCGCAACCTCGGTCGGCTGCCGCACCATTTCGACGAGACCGTCGACCGTGGCGCCGACGAGGTGATCGAGCAGGCCCGCGGTCAGCTGCGTGGCTGGCGCACCGAGGTGCGGCCGGGCCAGCGCGACGGCGAGATCACGCTGTCGGCCGAGAAGGGCTACCTGCGCGAGTTCGGCAACCTGGTCTTCCACCTGTCGCTGGTGGGGCTGCTGGTCGCGATCGCGCTGGGCAAGCTGTTCGGCTACGAGGGCAATGTCATCGTGATCGCCAACAACGGGCCCGGTTTCTGCACCACCTCGCCCGCGGTGTTCGACTCGTTCCGCGCGGGCAATGTCAACGACGGCACCGGGATGACGCCGTTGTGCGTCAGGGTCAAGGACTTCAAGGCCGACTACCTGCCCACCGGCCAGGCCGAGATGTTCACCTCCAACATCGACTACCAGGCCGGCGACGACCTGCGCACCGATACCTGGCGCAGCACCGAGCTCCGGGTGAACCATCCGCTGCGGGTCGCCGGTGATCGTGTCTACCTGCAGGGCCACGGCTTCGCGCCGACCTTCACCGTCACCTTCCCGAACGGGCAGACCCGCACCGAGACCATCCAGTGGCGGCCCGACGACGCGCAGACCTTCCTGTCCAGCGGCGTGCTGCGGATCGACCCGCCCGGCGGCATGTACGCCACCGAGGAAGAGCGCCAGCAGAATCAGATCGCGATCGAGGGCCTGTTCGCCCCGACCGCGATGTTCCACGGCAGCCTGCTCACCTCTTCGTTCCCGCGGATGGACGATCCGGCCGTCGCGGTCGACATCTACCGGGGCAACACCGGCCTGGACACCGGCCGTTCGCAGTCGCTGTTCGCGCTGGATCAGGAGATGATCACGCAGGGTCGGCTGACCAAGGAAGCGCGGGTCAACCTGCGTCCCGGCGAGTCGACCACCCTGCCCAGCGGCGCGACGGTGACCTTCGACGGCGCGCAGGAGTTCGTGAACCTGCAGGTCTCGCACGACCCCGCCCAGCAGTGGGTACTGGTGAGCTCGCTGACGATGATGGCCGGGCTGCTGGTGTCGCTGCTGGTGAAACGTCGACGGATCTGGATCCGGGCGTACCCCGCCGAGACCGCGACAGGTACCGTGAGTCAACGACGTACCGTAGTAGAGATGGGTGGCCTCGCCCGCAGCGATCAAGCGGGCTGGGGCGGCGAATTCGATCGACTGCGGGCACGCCTGCTGACTGCGGGAACGGAGAACTGA
- a CDS encoding PLP-dependent cysteine synthase family protein, protein MKYLDRSAPRDWVDNAVRLIDADSQRSADTHLLRYPLPADWPVQLYLKDESTHITGSLKHRLARSLFLYAICNGWVTEGTTVVEASSGSTAVSEAYFAKLLGLDFVAVMPASTSPQKVALIEAQGGRCHFVERPPEMYTEAKRLAAESGGHFMDQFTHAERATDWRGNNNIAESIFEQLTLETNPVPEWIVVGAGTGGTSATIGRYIRYRRHATRLAVVDPEHSAFYGGYETGDAGYETGMPSRIEGIGRPRVEPSFVGQVVDRMIMVPDAASIATARHASEVLGRRVGGSTGTNLWGAFHLVAELVEEGRTGSVVTLLCDGGDRYAGTYFDDDWVAARNLDLAAPTEVLTEFAATGRWNG, encoded by the coding sequence GTGAAATACCTCGACCGCAGCGCGCCACGTGACTGGGTCGACAACGCCGTCCGGCTGATCGACGCCGACAGCCAACGCTCCGCCGACACCCACCTGCTGCGGTACCCGCTACCCGCGGACTGGCCGGTGCAGCTCTACCTCAAGGACGAATCCACCCACATCACCGGCAGTCTCAAGCACCGGCTGGCGCGCTCGCTGTTCCTGTACGCGATCTGCAACGGGTGGGTCACCGAGGGCACGACGGTGGTCGAGGCGTCCTCGGGGTCGACGGCGGTCAGTGAAGCCTATTTCGCGAAGCTGCTCGGTCTCGACTTCGTCGCGGTGATGCCGGCGAGTACCTCGCCGCAGAAGGTGGCGCTGATCGAAGCTCAGGGTGGCCGATGCCATTTCGTCGAGCGGCCGCCGGAGATGTACACCGAGGCCAAGCGCCTGGCCGCCGAATCCGGCGGGCATTTCATGGACCAGTTCACCCATGCCGAGCGGGCCACCGACTGGCGGGGCAACAACAACATCGCCGAATCGATTTTCGAGCAGTTGACTCTGGAGACGAACCCGGTGCCGGAATGGATCGTGGTCGGCGCGGGCACCGGCGGGACCAGTGCGACCATCGGCCGCTACATCCGCTATCGCAGGCATGCCACCAGGCTGGCCGTGGTCGACCCGGAGCACTCGGCGTTCTACGGCGGCTATGAGACCGGTGACGCGGGCTATGAGACCGGAATGCCCTCACGGATCGAGGGCATCGGCCGTCCGCGGGTCGAGCCGTCGTTCGTCGGCCAGGTGGTCGATCGGATGATCATGGTCCCCGACGCCGCCTCGATCGCCACCGCTCGACATGCCAGCGAGGTTCTCGGTCGCCGAGTCGGCGGCTCGACCGGCACGAATCTCTGGGGCGCGTTCCACCTCGTCGCCGAACTGGTCGAGGAGGGCCGCACCGGCAGCGTCGTCACGCTGCTGTGCGACGGCGGTGACCGGTACGCGGGCACCTACTTCGACGACGACTGGGTCGCCGCGCGGAACCTCGATCTCGCCGCTCCCACGGAAGTGCTCACGGAATTCGCCGCGACCGGTCGCTGGAACGGTTGA
- a CDS encoding SRPBCC family protein — MGNFEVTRRTAIAAEPARLHALIDNFRQWRLWSPWEDADPQLARTYAGPESGVGARYNWRGNRKAGAGSMEIKADAEREIGIELTFEKPFKATNFVTFTLEPTSTGTEVTWKMTGTQTGLMGVLGKVFPMDNLVGKDFDKGLARLKTIAESAES, encoded by the coding sequence ATGGGCAACTTCGAGGTGACCCGGCGTACGGCCATCGCGGCAGAACCGGCACGTCTCCACGCACTGATCGACAATTTCCGGCAGTGGCGGCTGTGGTCGCCGTGGGAGGACGCCGACCCCCAGCTGGCCCGCACCTATGCCGGTCCCGAATCCGGCGTCGGCGCCCGCTACAACTGGCGTGGCAACCGCAAGGCCGGTGCGGGCTCGATGGAGATCAAGGCCGACGCCGAGCGGGAGATCGGCATCGAGCTGACCTTCGAGAAACCGTTCAAGGCCACCAACTTCGTCACCTTCACCCTCGAGCCCACCTCCACCGGCACCGAGGTCACCTGGAAGATGACCGGCACGCAGACCGGGCTGATGGGCGTGCTCGGCAAGGTGTTCCCGATGGACAACCTCGTCGGCAAGGATTTCGACAAGGGCCTGGCCCGGCTGAAGACGATCGCCGAATCCGCCGAGTCCTGA
- a CDS encoding BldC family transcriptional regulator, producing the protein MTAITVGGQDTLLTPGQVAAMFHVDPKTVTRWAHAGRLGSLRTPGGHRRFRESEVLQLLKSLTTEAAPR; encoded by the coding sequence ATGACTGCGATCACCGTCGGCGGCCAGGACACTCTGCTGACACCAGGCCAAGTGGCGGCCATGTTCCACGTAGACCCCAAGACCGTCACTCGGTGGGCTCATGCGGGCAGGCTCGGTTCGCTGCGAACGCCGGGCGGACACCGCCGATTCCGCGAGTCCGAAGTTCTGCAGCTGCTGAAATCGCTCACCACCGAGGCAGCACCCCGCTGA
- a CDS encoding AfsR/SARP family transcriptional regulator → MSAQHLGPDGLCAATAVTSRIVVGVLGVIAIRRDDTLVALPGNRARLLLAALAVRPGRARSAQSLIDEVWGEQPPRAPMNALHTQVSRLRAALPENALEIGPAGYRLTLPADTVDLTAATALVRRADEHLAMGETADSIAAIATARSLWRGEPGADLPDSGPAEDLRAAAEQLGHEMRRVELAAHTALGDLATAVPLARAACTAQPLDETAHATLIRLLAAAGRKGEALEVFATYRLRLIEELGADPGPALLALHTAVLRGDPIEPPAAGQFTRHDGRARSVPARNGADSTQVERVGADPALAGRVDGGSTLAGRAGEGRASARPLDDGSALGLRAAPNELLGRAADLDAIADMVRRSRVTTVLGPGGTGKTRVANAVGERLARSVPVVLVELAPIQAAGADARAEIESAIGHVMGLGEVVREPVGIRQGRQFDAGRRLREALAARPTLLILDNCEHLIDAAAEVVADLVGACAQLAVLTTSRSPLAITAETVYPLAPLAIDAAGSPATELFSVRARAVRPDARLDPDTVARLCRTLDGLPLAIELAAARVRTMSVAEIETGLEHRFALLRSGDRSAPPRHRTLHAVIAWSWNLLEPDQQVVLRRLSRFAAGFTAAAAEIVAAGAQVPEMAAAVDGLAAQSLLTVLDDPDGAGSRYRMLETVREFGAEQLAAVDARTDGAESALVQERMACWAREFTTAAARRYRTGDQVAAVLAVTAELDNLVAVLRTATEHADAHTVHTVFPVAATVWVMRGAHLDFTGWAMRVARVPPPTPSPGLAADLQMITHLLTWLHLMFLNDGDLRLTATLRTRARRLLATDELDPGLRFLGTLITGPLTPSRLARLFADGVRAPEPQVRASALIARANFWENAGNVAGSTRDARQALAVVEPEDIWGAALVCQHLAQLSGQSARYDEAVGYYRRAIELMGRLQIHDEVMEIRCYLVAALVGAGELEQARAELEFALRRDESGIRQVDDPAIRRNHRLAAVATAVAELELADGDIDAGLRHHRRALDLLGWPEFELTPGPGAHMVAAVTIDAFVLHGRAHEAADVVEVLTTIATQRFAQYKDLPQIGGVACAIGSYLLASGREVGLELLALATVSTARQDNPSMESSRHFALHRPTVGAAAIDRALRRAAGLRRIDAATARSKSSAPWQRHPTRSDRMPLPRHRFRPGAYRPARSAARTPR, encoded by the coding sequence ATGTCTGCACAGCATCTCGGGCCCGATGGGCTCTGCGCCGCCACCGCGGTCACCTCGCGCATCGTCGTGGGGGTTCTCGGCGTGATCGCGATCCGCCGGGACGACACGCTGGTCGCCCTGCCGGGGAACCGCGCGCGACTGCTGCTCGCCGCGCTGGCCGTGCGGCCCGGCCGGGCCCGTAGCGCGCAATCGTTGATCGATGAGGTCTGGGGCGAACAGCCACCCCGTGCCCCGATGAACGCCCTGCACACCCAGGTGTCGCGCTTGCGTGCCGCACTGCCCGAGAACGCGCTCGAGATCGGCCCGGCCGGATACCGGCTGACCTTGCCCGCCGACACCGTCGACCTGACCGCGGCGACCGCCCTCGTCCGCCGCGCTGACGAACACCTCGCCATGGGCGAGACCGCCGACAGCATCGCCGCGATCGCCACCGCCCGATCACTCTGGCGTGGCGAACCCGGCGCCGACCTACCCGATTCCGGGCCCGCCGAGGACCTGCGCGCGGCCGCCGAGCAACTCGGCCACGAGATGCGTCGCGTCGAACTCGCGGCCCACACCGCGCTGGGCGACCTGGCCACCGCCGTCCCGCTGGCTCGCGCCGCGTGCACCGCGCAACCCCTGGACGAAACCGCCCACGCCACCCTGATCCGTCTGCTCGCCGCCGCCGGGCGAAAAGGCGAAGCGCTCGAGGTGTTCGCGACCTACCGACTGCGCCTGATCGAGGAACTCGGCGCCGACCCCGGCCCCGCCCTGCTCGCCTTGCACACCGCGGTCCTACGCGGCGACCCGATCGAGCCACCGGCCGCCGGACAGTTCACGCGCCACGACGGCCGCGCGCGGTCCGTACCGGCCCGCAACGGCGCCGATTCCACGCAGGTCGAACGGGTGGGTGCCGATCCTGCGTTGGCCGGGCGAGTCGACGGCGGCTCCACGTTGGCCGGGCGGGCGGGCGAGGGTCGCGCGTCGGCCAGGCCGTTGGATGACGGCTCCGCCCTCGGCCTGCGCGCCGCGCCGAACGAATTACTCGGCCGGGCAGCCGATCTCGACGCCATCGCCGACATGGTGCGGCGGTCGCGGGTGACGACCGTCCTCGGACCCGGCGGCACCGGCAAGACCAGGGTCGCCAACGCGGTCGGGGAGCGACTCGCGCGTTCGGTACCGGTGGTGCTGGTCGAGTTGGCGCCGATCCAGGCCGCGGGAGCCGACGCGCGTGCCGAGATCGAGAGCGCGATCGGGCATGTCATGGGGCTGGGTGAGGTGGTGCGGGAGCCGGTCGGGATCCGGCAGGGCAGGCAGTTCGACGCGGGCAGGCGGCTGCGCGAGGCACTGGCGGCGCGCCCGACGCTGCTGATCCTGGACAATTGCGAGCACCTCATCGACGCGGCCGCCGAGGTGGTGGCCGATCTGGTCGGGGCGTGTGCCCAACTCGCGGTGCTCACCACCAGCCGTTCGCCGCTGGCGATCACCGCCGAGACCGTCTATCCGCTGGCACCGCTGGCCATCGACGCGGCGGGTTCGCCGGCGACGGAACTGTTCTCGGTCCGGGCCCGCGCGGTGCGTCCTGACGCGCGGCTCGACCCCGACACCGTGGCCCGGCTGTGCCGGACCCTGGACGGCTTGCCCTTGGCCATCGAGCTGGCGGCGGCGCGGGTGCGCACGATGAGCGTGGCCGAGATCGAGACCGGGCTCGAGCATCGCTTCGCGCTCCTGCGCAGTGGTGACCGGTCCGCGCCGCCACGGCATCGCACGCTGCACGCGGTGATCGCGTGGAGCTGGAATCTGCTCGAACCCGATCAGCAGGTCGTGCTGCGCAGGCTGTCGCGCTTCGCGGCCGGATTCACCGCGGCCGCCGCCGAGATCGTCGCGGCGGGCGCGCAGGTGCCCGAGATGGCCGCCGCGGTCGACGGACTCGCCGCGCAGTCGCTGCTCACGGTGCTCGACGACCCCGACGGCGCGGGTAGTAGATATCGCATGCTCGAGACCGTCCGCGAGTTCGGCGCCGAACAGCTCGCGGCCGTCGACGCGCGGACCGACGGCGCCGAGTCCGCCCTCGTCCAGGAGCGGATGGCCTGCTGGGCGCGGGAATTCACCACCGCGGCCGCTAGGAGGTACCGCACAGGCGACCAGGTCGCCGCCGTGCTCGCGGTGACCGCCGAGCTCGACAACCTGGTGGCGGTGCTGCGCACGGCCACCGAGCACGCCGACGCGCACACCGTCCACACGGTGTTCCCGGTCGCTGCGACGGTCTGGGTGATGCGCGGTGCGCACCTGGACTTCACCGGATGGGCGATGCGGGTGGCACGGGTCCCACCGCCGACTCCGTCCCCGGGCCTCGCCGCCGATCTGCAGATGATCACCCACCTGCTGACCTGGCTGCACCTGATGTTCCTCAACGACGGCGACCTGCGCCTCACCGCCACCTTGCGGACGCGGGCCCGGCGTCTGCTCGCCACCGACGAACTGGATCCGGGCCTGCGCTTCCTCGGCACACTGATCACCGGTCCGCTCACGCCGTCTCGACTGGCGCGACTGTTCGCAGACGGTGTTCGCGCGCCCGAACCGCAGGTCAGGGCCAGTGCGCTGATCGCGCGCGCCAACTTCTGGGAGAACGCGGGCAATGTCGCTGGTTCGACCAGAGACGCGAGGCAGGCGCTGGCCGTGGTCGAACCCGAGGACATCTGGGGCGCAGCGTTGGTCTGCCAGCATCTGGCGCAGCTGAGCGGACAGTCCGCGCGCTACGACGAGGCGGTGGGGTATTACCGGCGGGCGATCGAGCTGATGGGCCGGTTGCAGATCCATGACGAGGTCATGGAGATCCGGTGCTACCTGGTGGCCGCGCTGGTCGGTGCCGGGGAGCTCGAGCAGGCTCGCGCCGAACTCGAATTCGCCCTGCGCCGCGACGAATCGGGAATCCGCCAGGTGGACGACCCGGCCATCCGCCGCAATCACCGGCTCGCCGCCGTGGCCACCGCGGTAGCCGAACTCGAACTCGCGGACGGCGACATCGACGCGGGACTGCGCCACCATCGCCGCGCCCTCGATCTGCTCGGTTGGCCCGAATTCGAACTCACTCCCGGTCCCGGCGCGCACATGGTCGCGGCAGTCACGATCGACGCGTTCGTGCTGCACGGCCGGGCGCACGAGGCCGCTGACGTAGTCGAGGTGCTGACGACGATCGCCACACAGCGATTCGCTCAGTACAAGGACCTGCCCCAGATCGGTGGCGTCGCGTGTGCGATCGGCTCGTATCTGCTGGCCTCGGGACGCGAAGTCGGCCTCGAACTCCTTGCCCTGGCAACGGTCTCGACGGCCCGCCAGGACAACCCGTCGATGGAATCGTCCCGTCACTTCGCCCTGCACCGGCCCACGGTCGGCGCGGCGGCCATCGACCGAGCGCTGCGCCGAGCCGCGGGGTTGCGCCGCATCGACGCCGCCACCGCGCGCTCGAAATCATCGGCACCGTGGCAACGGCATCCAACCCGCTCGGATCGAATGCCGTTGCCACGCCACCGGTTCAGGCCCGGCGCATATAGGCCCGCACGGTCAGCGGCGCGAACACCGCGATGA
- a CDS encoding DUF4229 domain-containing protein → MSEATGQQGSGAGKRLVRNLALYTLARLGLVVLIAGAIIGVAALIGVEVPIIVAALFALLVAMPLSLTLFKSLRTKVNEDIAVVDARRRQDKAQLRARLRGDDDGASA, encoded by the coding sequence GTGAGCGAAGCAACTGGTCAGCAAGGTTCTGGCGCGGGGAAGCGGCTGGTCCGCAATCTGGCCCTCTACACGCTGGCCCGGCTCGGGCTCGTCGTGCTGATCGCGGGCGCGATCATCGGCGTCGCGGCACTCATCGGGGTCGAGGTCCCGATCATCGTCGCCGCGCTGTTCGCGCTGCTCGTCGCGATGCCGCTGTCGCTGACCCTGTTCAAATCGCTGCGCACGAAGGTGAACGAGGACATCGCCGTCGTCGACGCGCGCCGCCGCCAGGACAAAGCTCAGCTACGAGCCCGGCTGCGGGGTGACGACGACGGAGCGTCGGCGTGA
- a CDS encoding dihydrofolate reductase family protein: MTTRYYTATSLDGYIADPDNSLDWLFAVAEADDATDDVGEFLREVGALGMGATTYEWIAANDPPGHWRENYGDRPCWVFTHRELPAIPDANLRFVAGAVEPVHERMVAAAGERDIWIVGGGELAGRFADAGLLDEVIVGITPVTLGGGAPLLPRRILSDRMTLVEVARMGQFAKLTYRLG; the protein is encoded by the coding sequence ATGACGACCCGCTACTACACCGCCACCAGCCTCGACGGCTATATCGCCGACCCGGACAACTCCTTGGATTGGCTGTTCGCCGTGGCCGAGGCCGACGACGCGACCGATGACGTCGGCGAGTTCCTGCGCGAGGTCGGTGCCCTGGGCATGGGCGCGACCACCTACGAGTGGATAGCGGCCAACGACCCGCCGGGGCACTGGCGCGAGAACTACGGCGACCGGCCCTGCTGGGTGTTCACCCATCGCGAATTGCCCGCGATTCCCGATGCGAACCTGCGGTTCGTCGCGGGTGCGGTGGAGCCGGTGCACGAGCGGATGGTCGCGGCCGCGGGGGAGCGTGACATCTGGATCGTCGGTGGTGGCGAGCTGGCGGGGCGATTCGCCGATGCGGGCCTGCTCGACGAGGTGATCGTCGGCATCACGCCGGTGACGCTGGGTGGGGGTGCGCCGCTGCTTCCGCGCCGGATTCTGTCCGATCGGATGACGCTGGTCGAGGTGGCACGGATGGGGCAGTTCGCCAAGCTCACCTATCGCTTGGGGTGA
- a CDS encoding 1,4-dihydroxy-2-naphthoate polyprenyltransferase, translating into MATAAEWIEGARPRTLPNAIAPVLAGTGAAASIDGALWWKAILALLVSLALIIGVNYANDYSDGIRGTDDERVGPLRLVGSKLASPTAVRTAAVLSLSIGAVAGLVLAATTAWWLVLIGALCLAGAWYYTGGSKPYGYSGFGEVAVFVFFGLIAVLGTQYVQALRVDWVGLLLAIGVGVFSSAVLVANNLRDIPTDTESGKVTLAVKLGDARTRTLHLALLVAPFVISLALIARTPWALAGLLALPLAVRANAPVRTGKGGLELIPALRDSGLALLAWSALSALAVGLG; encoded by the coding sequence ATGGCAACAGCAGCGGAATGGATCGAAGGCGCCCGGCCGCGGACGCTGCCCAACGCGATCGCACCGGTCCTCGCCGGAACCGGCGCGGCCGCATCGATCGACGGGGCCCTCTGGTGGAAGGCGATACTGGCCCTGCTGGTTTCGCTGGCCCTGATCATCGGCGTGAACTACGCCAACGACTACTCCGACGGCATCCGCGGCACCGATGACGAGCGGGTGGGCCCGCTGCGGTTGGTCGGGTCGAAGCTGGCCTCGCCCACCGCTGTTCGCACCGCCGCCGTGCTGAGCCTGTCGATCGGCGCCGTCGCCGGGTTGGTCCTGGCCGCGACCACCGCCTGGTGGCTGGTGCTGATCGGCGCACTGTGCCTGGCCGGTGCGTGGTACTACACCGGCGGCAGCAAGCCCTACGGCTACAGCGGGTTCGGCGAGGTCGCGGTGTTCGTGTTCTTCGGTCTGATCGCGGTGCTGGGCACCCAGTACGTGCAGGCGCTGCGGGTGGACTGGGTAGGGCTGCTGCTCGCGATCGGCGTCGGCGTGTTCTCCAGCGCGGTGCTGGTGGCCAACAACCTGCGTGACATCCCCACCGACACCGAGTCCGGGAAGGTCACCCTCGCGGTGAAACTCGGCGACGCCCGCACCCGCACCCTGCACCTGGCGCTGCTCGTCGCACCATTCGTGATCAGCCTCGCGCTGATCGCCCGCACGCCGTGGGCGCTGGCCGGACTGCTGGCGTTGCCGCTGGCGGTCCGGGCCAACGCCCCGGTACGCACGGGCAAGGGCGGGCTGGAACTGATTCCCGCCCTGCGTGATTCCGGGCTCGCGCTGCTGGCCTGGTCGGCGCTGAGCGCGCTGGCCGTCGGCCTCGGCTGA
- a CDS encoding phage holin family protein, whose protein sequence is MQLAIRLVINAIALWAAAAWIDKISVYVPPEWSAEWGNWGKALVLLIVAAVFTAVNAVIKPIVKLLSLPFVILTLGLFLLVVNAAMLWLTAKITEITDYGLRVDGFWAAVWGGVIIMLVNWVLGILVPDRD, encoded by the coding sequence ATGCAGCTAGCAATACGGTTGGTCATCAACGCCATTGCCCTCTGGGCGGCGGCCGCGTGGATCGACAAGATCTCTGTCTACGTGCCGCCCGAGTGGTCCGCGGAATGGGGCAACTGGGGCAAGGCCTTGGTCCTGCTCATCGTCGCCGCCGTGTTCACCGCCGTGAACGCGGTGATCAAGCCGATCGTGAAACTCCTGTCCCTGCCGTTCGTGATCCTCACGCTCGGCCTGTTCCTCCTGGTGGTCAACGCGGCGATGCTGTGGCTCACCGCCAAGATCACCGAGATCACCGACTACGGCCTTCGCGTCGACGGTTTCTGGGCCGCGGTGTGGGGTGGCGTGATCATCATGCTGGTCAACTGGGTGCTCGGCATCCTGGTCCCGGACCGCGACTGA
- a CDS encoding Clp protease N-terminal domain-containing protein encodes MFERFSRNARVAVVTAQEEAKELGASRIGPEHLLLGVLANAETDLAAVLANREITVEGVRAVLAERATRTPLGTDDAEALRSIGIDLDAVQASVAENFGPDAWDRAEPAPKRGMFGRITGANWGHIPFAAEAKKSLELALREAVHRKSREIDSAYLLLGILRAAEPATADLLGGREVVAGLRDDIYTTLDWAA; translated from the coding sequence ATGTTCGAACGATTCAGTCGCAATGCCAGAGTGGCGGTGGTGACGGCGCAGGAAGAGGCCAAGGAGCTCGGGGCGAGCCGGATCGGGCCGGAGCACCTGCTGCTCGGGGTTCTCGCCAACGCCGAAACCGACCTGGCGGCCGTCCTCGCGAACCGCGAGATCACCGTCGAGGGCGTGCGGGCCGTGCTCGCCGAGCGGGCGACACGGACTCCGCTCGGTACCGACGACGCCGAGGCGCTGCGCTCGATCGGCATCGACCTGGACGCCGTGCAAGCCAGCGTCGCCGAGAACTTCGGCCCCGATGCCTGGGACCGGGCCGAACCGGCACCCAAGCGTGGGATGTTCGGCCGGATCACCGGCGCGAACTGGGGGCACATCCCGTTCGCCGCCGAGGCCAAGAAGTCACTGGAACTCGCGTTGCGCGAGGCGGTTCACCGCAAGTCGCGTGAAATCGACTCGGCGTATCTGCTGCTCGGCATCCTGCGGGCCGCCGAACCGGCCACCGCCGACCTGCTCGGTGGACGCGAGGTGGTGGCGGGTCTGCGCGACGACATCTACACCACGCTTGACTGGGCCGCGTGA